In Entelurus aequoreus isolate RoL-2023_Sb linkage group LG02, RoL_Eaeq_v1.1, whole genome shotgun sequence, one genomic interval encodes:
- the LOC133632305 gene encoding putative gonadotropin-releasing hormone II receptor codes for MGTSMHQLSADLQLGNTSCNVSSWPCLDDHLQLPTFTTAAKVRVIITFILCGLSAFCNLAVLRAAYADGKRKSHVRVLIINLTLADLLVTFIVMPVDAVWNITVQWLAGDVACRVLMFLKLQAMYSGAFVTVVISLDRQSAILNPLAINEARKRNTVMLTVAWTMSVLLSVPQIYLFHNVTIEHPEDFTQCTTRGSFKRRWHETAYNMFTFSCQFLLPLAIMITCYTRILFEISKRLKKNNISSGEVHLRCSKNNIPRARMRTLKMSVVIVLSFIICWTPYYLLGLWYWFLPDDLEGKVSHSLTHLLFIFGLVNACLDPLIYGLFTIHFRKGLHRFYCRSEATIDTDVNTVTTGYTGGTSLPKREVSVSSKEKFMMRGNNHSLTAGNSILTRHNNAGRHMESGI; via the exons ATGGGCACTAGCATGCATCAACTGAGCGCAGACCTACAGCTCGGCAACACCAGCTGCAATGTCTCCTCCTGGCCGTGCCTGGATGACCACCTGCAGCTGCCCACTTTCACCACGGCCGCCAAAGTCCGAGTGATCATCACCTTCATCCTGTGCGGTCTGTCGGCCTTCTGCAACCTGGCCGTGCTGCGGGCGGCCTACGCGGATGGCAAACGGAAGTCCCACGTCAGGGTGCTGATCATCAATCTGACGTTGGCGGACCTGTTGGTCACTTTCATCGTGATGCCGGTGGACGCCGTGTGGAACATCACAGTGCAGTGGTTGGCGGGAGATGTGGCCTGCAGGGTGCTGATGTTCCTCAAGCTCCAAGCCATGTACTCCGGCGCCTTCGTCACCGTGGTGATCAGTCTGGACCGCCAGTCGGCCATCCTGAACCCGCTCGCCATCAACGAAGCCAGGAAGAGGAACACGGTCATGCTGACGGTGGCTTGGACCATGAGCGTCTTGCTGTCCGTCCCTCAG ATATACCTGTTCCACAACGTGACCATAGAGCATCCCGAGGACTTCACCCAGTGCACCACACGGGGAAGTTTCAAGAGACGCTGGCACGAGACGGCGTACAACATGTTTACCTTCTCTTGCCAGTTCCTGCTGCCGCTGGCCATCATGATCACGTGCTACACCAGGATCCTCTTTGAGATCTCCAAGCGGCTGAAAAAGAACAACA TATCCTCCGGTGAGGTGCATTTGCGCTGCTCCAAAAACAACATCCCAAGAGCTCGCATGAGAACCCTAAAAATGAGTGTTGTTATCGTGTTGTCCTTCATCATCTGCTGGACTCCCTACTACCTGCTGGGTCTGTGGTACTGGTTCCTCCCAGATGACCTGGAAGGGAAGGTCTCCCACTCGCTGACCCACCTCCTGTTCATCTTCGGGCTGGTCAACGCCTGCCTGGACCCGCTCATCTACGGCCTCTTCACAATTCATTTCCGCAAGGGCCTCCACAGGTTTTACTGCAGATCAGAAGCCACTATAGACACAGATGTTAACACGGTCACAACCGGATACACCGGTGGCACAAGCCTGCCGAAACGAGAGGTTAGCGTCAGCAGCAAAGAGAAGTTCATGATGCGTGGCAATAATCACAGCTTAACAGCAGGAAACAGCATTTTAACGAGACATAACAATGCAGGGAGACACATGGAGAGCGGCATATGA